In Microtus pennsylvanicus isolate mMicPen1 chromosome 12, mMicPen1.hap1, whole genome shotgun sequence, the following proteins share a genomic window:
- the Rasl10a gene encoding ras-like protein family member 10A isoform X2 codes for MGGSLRVAVLGAPGVGKTAIIRQFLFGDYPERHRPTDGPRLYRPAVLLDGAVYDLSIRDGDVAGPSSSPRSLEEWPDPKEWSLQDTDAFVLVYDICSPDSFDYVKALRQRIAENRKGPACICTHEEEATESPALRLSFPSGLQARRRARGPHPRGRQQAGPSAAALRTSSCTGHSSTQGLALRLPRMLSQIQLARAASLPRASALCSSAHTSCASGPTTAGGAASSALQPHVTGMDREIS; via the exons ATGGGCGGCAGCCTGCGTGTGGCTGTTCTGGGTGCTCCGGGAGTGGGCAAGACTGCCATCATCCGCCAGTTCCTGTTCGGTGACTATCCCGAGCGCCACCGGCCCACAGATGGTCCTCGCCTCTACCGGCCGGCCGTGCTACTCGACGGCGCTGTCTACGACCTGAGTATCCGCGATGGTGACGTCGCTGGCCCTAGCTCAAGCCCCAGAAGTCTCGAG GAGTGGCCAGACCCTAAAGAATGGAGCTTGCAGGACACAGACGCCTTTGTGCTGGTTTACGACATCTGCAGCCCCGACAGTTTTGATTATGTGAAAGCCCTGAGGCAGCGCATAGCAGAAAACAG GAAGGGACCCGCCTGCATTTGTACACATGAGGAGGAGGCCACGGAGTCTCCAGCACTGCGTCTCTCATTTCCATCCGGCCTCCAGGCCCGCAGGCGCGCCAGAGGCCCCCATCCTCGTGGTAGGCAACAAGCGGGACCGTCAGCGGCTGCGCTTCGGACCTCGTCGTGCACTGGCCACTCTAGTACGCAGGGGCTGGCGCTGCGGCTACCTCGAATGCTCAGCCAAATACAATTGGCACGTGCTGCGTCTCTTCCGAGAGCTTCTGCGTTGTGCTCTAGTGCGCACACGTCCTGCGCATCCGGCCCTACGACTGCAGGGGGCGCTGCATCCAGCGCGCTGCAGCCTCATGTGACTGGAA
- the Rasl10a gene encoding ras-like protein family member 10A isoform X1 produces MGGSLRVAVLGAPGVGKTAIIRQFLFGDYPERHRPTDGPRLYRPAVLLDGAVYDLSIRDGDVAGPSSSPRSLEEWPDPKEWSLQDTDAFVLVYDICSPDSFDYVKALRQRIAENSRKGPACICTHEEEATESPALRLSFPSGLQARRRARGPHPRGRQQAGPSAAALRTSSCTGHSSTQGLALRLPRMLSQIQLARAASLPRASALCSSAHTSCASGPTTAGGAASSALQPHVTGMDREIS; encoded by the exons ATGGGCGGCAGCCTGCGTGTGGCTGTTCTGGGTGCTCCGGGAGTGGGCAAGACTGCCATCATCCGCCAGTTCCTGTTCGGTGACTATCCCGAGCGCCACCGGCCCACAGATGGTCCTCGCCTCTACCGGCCGGCCGTGCTACTCGACGGCGCTGTCTACGACCTGAGTATCCGCGATGGTGACGTCGCTGGCCCTAGCTCAAGCCCCAGAAGTCTCGAG GAGTGGCCAGACCCTAAAGAATGGAGCTTGCAGGACACAGACGCCTTTGTGCTGGTTTACGACATCTGCAGCCCCGACAGTTTTGATTATGTGAAAGCCCTGAGGCAGCGCATAGCAGAAAACAG TAGGAAGGGACCCGCCTGCATTTGTACACATGAGGAGGAGGCCACGGAGTCTCCAGCACTGCGTCTCTCATTTCCATCCGGCCTCCAGGCCCGCAGGCGCGCCAGAGGCCCCCATCCTCGTGGTAGGCAACAAGCGGGACCGTCAGCGGCTGCGCTTCGGACCTCGTCGTGCACTGGCCACTCTAGTACGCAGGGGCTGGCGCTGCGGCTACCTCGAATGCTCAGCCAAATACAATTGGCACGTGCTGCGTCTCTTCCGAGAGCTTCTGCGTTGTGCTCTAGTGCGCACACGTCCTGCGCATCCGGCCCTACGACTGCAGGGGGCGCTGCATCCAGCGCGCTGCAGCCTCATGTGACTGGAA
- the Rasl10a gene encoding ras-like protein family member 10A isoform X3, whose protein sequence is MGGSLRVAVLGAPGVGKTAIIRQFLFGDYPERHRPTDGPRLYRPAVLLDGAVYDLSIRDGDVAGPSSSPRSLEEWPDPKEWSLQDTDAFVLVYDICSPDSFDYVKALRQRIAENRPAGAPEAPILVVGNKRDRQRLRFGPRRALATLVRRGWRCGYLECSAKYNWHVLRLFRELLRCALVRTRPAHPALRLQGALHPARCSLM, encoded by the exons ATGGGCGGCAGCCTGCGTGTGGCTGTTCTGGGTGCTCCGGGAGTGGGCAAGACTGCCATCATCCGCCAGTTCCTGTTCGGTGACTATCCCGAGCGCCACCGGCCCACAGATGGTCCTCGCCTCTACCGGCCGGCCGTGCTACTCGACGGCGCTGTCTACGACCTGAGTATCCGCGATGGTGACGTCGCTGGCCCTAGCTCAAGCCCCAGAAGTCTCGAG GAGTGGCCAGACCCTAAAGAATGGAGCTTGCAGGACACAGACGCCTTTGTGCTGGTTTACGACATCTGCAGCCCCGACAGTTTTGATTATGTGAAAGCCCTGAGGCAGCGCATAGCAGAAAACAG GCCCGCAGGCGCGCCAGAGGCCCCCATCCTCGTGGTAGGCAACAAGCGGGACCGTCAGCGGCTGCGCTTCGGACCTCGTCGTGCACTGGCCACTCTAGTACGCAGGGGCTGGCGCTGCGGCTACCTCGAATGCTCAGCCAAATACAATTGGCACGTGCTGCGTCTCTTCCGAGAGCTTCTGCGTTGTGCTCTAGTGCGCACACGTCCTGCGCATCCGGCCCTACGACTGCAGGGGGCGCTGCATCCAGCGCGCTGCAGCCTCATGTGA